The following proteins are encoded in a genomic region of Aerococcaceae bacterium DSM 111021:
- a CDS encoding iron chelate uptake ABC transporter family permease subunit gives MSVKNIVSQFVMVALCLLSLAIGTDGFNLTGLNSLIFWQSRFPRTLSIVLVGSSMSLAGLLMQSISNNKFAGPSTVGTIEAAKLGLILCLITPGITNGNKIFFSFLSAAVFTLGFITLLRQIHIKKDWMVPLFGIIYGQLLNGLGQAIAYRFQLTQNIQSWVQGSFAMIQVGRYEWLFLNIITIFISYLLIHRLSIVKLGEDFSTNLGINYQATWLIIIMCVSLTTAVNVMVVGTLPFIGVIIPNILRIQSGDLLAHSMSAVMIYGADSRFGLIYQVLGFQPIEDFVIEDQCHGQSVSFEGILDLNPDRIFVIDRTQAIGSGNSANADLVENALIKETKAYQNDQIHFLSSQLWYVSGSGLESTHLQIQEIANLMQP, from the coding sequence ATGTCAGTTAAAAATATTGTTAGTCAGTTCGTGATGGTTGCTTTATGTTTGTTATCGTTGGCTATTGGGACAGATGGATTCAATTTAACCGGCTTGAACTCACTCATTTTCTGGCAATCACGCTTTCCCAGAACCCTTAGCATTGTCTTAGTCGGTAGTAGTATGAGTTTGGCAGGCTTGTTGATGCAAAGTATTTCTAATAATAAGTTTGCTGGTCCTTCAACCGTTGGAACTATTGAAGCCGCCAAGCTAGGTCTTATCCTATGTCTGATCACACCGGGAATTACGAATGGGAATAAAATTTTCTTCTCCTTCTTGAGTGCGGCCGTTTTCACCCTAGGGTTTATTACTTTACTTAGGCAAATCCATATTAAGAAAGATTGGATGGTACCTCTTTTTGGTATTATTTACGGTCAATTGCTTAATGGACTCGGGCAAGCAATCGCCTACCGCTTCCAATTGACTCAAAATATTCAATCTTGGGTGCAAGGGTCCTTTGCCATGATTCAAGTTGGACGATATGAATGGTTATTTTTGAATATTATTACGATCTTCATCAGTTACTTACTGATTCACCGATTATCCATCGTGAAATTAGGAGAGGATTTCTCTACCAACTTGGGTATTAACTACCAAGCCACTTGGCTCATTATTATTATGTGTGTCTCATTGACGACAGCAGTCAATGTCATGGTTGTCGGAACACTTCCTTTCATAGGAGTGATTATCCCTAATATATTAAGAATTCAATCTGGCGATCTCTTAGCCCACTCCATGTCAGCCGTTATGATCTATGGGGCTGACTCACGCTTCGGATTGATATACCAAGTACTTGGATTCCAGCCGATTGAAGACTTCGTCATCGAAGACCAATGTCATGGGCAATCGGTTAGCTTTGAAGGGATCTTAGACTTGAACCCAGACCGTATCTTCGTCATTGACCGTACCCAAGCCATTGGTTCTGGCAACTCAGCCAATGCGGACTTAGTGGAGAATGCCCTAATCAAAGAGACCAAGGCTTATCAAAATGATCAGATTCACTTCTTATCATCTCAATTATGGTATGTTTCTGGGTCAGGATTAGAATCCACCCACTTACAAATCCAAGAAATTGCAAACTTGATGCAACCTTAA
- the sufC gene encoding Fe-S cluster assembly ATPase SufC, which translates to MTTLDIRNLHVSIEDKEILKGVNLTINTNEIHAIMGPNGTGKSTLAAAIMGNPAYEVTEGEIYIDGENVLEMEVDERARAGLFLAVQYPSEIPGVTNAQFMKAAINSRRAEDDKINVMEFIKKLDEKMAILDMPEAMAERYLNEGFSGGEKKRNEILQLMMIEPTFAILDEIDSGLDIDALKVVSRGVNAMRGDNFGALIITHYQRLLNYITPDYIHIVIDGKVVKSGGPELAHRLEAEGYKGIIEELGLDFEVEE; encoded by the coding sequence ATGACAACACTAGACATTAGAAACTTACACGTATCCATTGAAGACAAAGAAATACTAAAAGGTGTGAATTTAACGATTAACACCAACGAGATCCACGCCATTATGGGACCGAACGGAACCGGAAAATCTACTTTAGCCGCTGCCATTATGGGGAACCCTGCTTATGAGGTCACTGAAGGAGAAATCTATATTGACGGGGAAAACGTCCTGGAGATGGAAGTGGATGAACGAGCTCGCGCTGGCCTCTTCCTGGCTGTACAATATCCTAGCGAGATCCCCGGGGTAACCAATGCCCAATTCATGAAGGCGGCCATTAATTCACGCCGTGCCGAAGATGATAAGATCAACGTCATGGAATTTATTAAAAAATTGGACGAGAAGATGGCCATCTTAGATATGCCCGAGGCCATGGCTGAACGTTACTTGAACGAGGGCTTCTCAGGGGGCGAGAAGAAGCGGAATGAGATTCTTCAATTAATGATGATTGAACCCACCTTCGCCATCTTAGATGAGATTGATTCAGGCTTAGATATTGATGCCTTAAAAGTTGTCTCCCGCGGAGTCAACGCTATGCGTGGTGATAACTTTGGTGCCTTAATTATTACCCACTACCAACGACTATTAAATTACATTACACCGGACTATATTCATATTGTCATTGATGGAAAAGTCGTTAAGTCGGGTGGTCCAGAATTAGCACATCGTCTTGAAGCGGAAGGCTACAAAGGGATTATTGAAGAATTAGGCTTAGACTTTGA